In Ctenopharyngodon idella isolate HZGC_01 chromosome 1, HZGC01, whole genome shotgun sequence, a single genomic region encodes these proteins:
- the cplx2a gene encoding complexin 2, like, producing MNFLMKAALGGGPPDVGKMLGGEEDKDPEAEKEKEEERQEALRQQEDERKAKHAKMEAERENIRQGIRDKYGIKKREVAEAEEQAAMEQASEGSLTRPKKAVPSGCGDDDEEENIMDTMMKYLPGPLQDMLKK from the exons ATGAATTTCCTGATGAAGGCAGCTTTGGGAG GAGGCCCCCCTGATGTTGGTAAAATGCTGGGAGGAGAGGAGGACAAAGACCCTGAAGCAGAAAAAGAGAAGGAAGAGGAGAGACAGGAAGCTCTCAGACAGCAGGAGGATGAGAGGAAGGCCAAACACGCCAAGATGGAAGCAGAGCGGGAAAATATAAGACAGGGCATCAGAGACAAG TACGGCATTAAGAAGCGAGAGGTGGCCGAAGCCGAGGAGCAGGCGGCCATGGAGCAGGCGAGCGAAGGCAGTCTGACCCGTCCAAAGAAAGCAGTACCATCCGGCTGCGGAGATGACGACGAGGAGGAAAACATCATGGACACGATGATGAAGTATCTACCGGGCCCGCTGCAGGACATGCTGAAGAAGTAA